Proteins encoded in a region of the Globicephala melas chromosome 1, mGloMel1.2, whole genome shotgun sequence genome:
- the USP21 gene encoding ubiquitin carboxyl-terminal hydrolase 21 yields the protein MPQASEHRLGRTREPPLNVQPRVGSKLPFAPRARSKERRNPGPGPNPVLRPLPPRPGPPEERLKKLELGRGRTSGPRPRGPLRADHGVPLPGSPPPTVALPLPSRTNLARSKSVSSGDLRPMGIALGGHRGTGELGAALSRLALRPEPPTLRRSTSLRRLGGFSGPPTLFSIRTEPPTSHGSFHVISARPSEPFYSDDKMAHHTLLLGSGHVGLRNLGNTCFLNAVLQCLSSTRPLRDFCLRRDFRQEVPGGGRAQELTEAFADVIGALWHPDSCEAVNPTRFRAVFQKYVPSFSGYSQQDAQEFLKLLMERLHLEINRRDRRALPVLANSPAPSQPRRGGALLEEPELSDDDRANLMWKRYLEREDSKIVDLFVGQLKSCLKCQSCGYRSTTFEVFCDLSLPIPKKGFAGGKVSLRDCFSLFTKEEELESENAPVCDQCRQKTRSTKKLTVQRFPRILVLHLNRFSASRGSIKKSSVGVDFPLQRLSLGDFASDKAGSPVYQLYALCNHSGSVHYGHYTALCRCQTGWHVYNDSRVSPVSENQVASSEGYVLFYQLMQEPPRCL from the exons ATGCCCCAGGCTTCTGAGCACCGCCTGGGACGGACCCGAGAGCCACCTCTTAATGTCCAGCCCCGAGTGGGATCCAAGCTACCATTTGCTCCCAGGGCCCGGAGCAAGGAGCGCCGAAACCCAGGCCCTGGGCCGAACCCTGTGTTACGACCTCTGCCTCCTAGGCCAGGTCCCCCTGAGGAACGGCTCAAGAAACTGGAGCTGGGACGGGGACGGACCTCAGGCCCTCGTCCCAGAGGCCCGCTTCGGGCAGATCATGGAGTTCCCCTGCCTGGCTCACCACCCCCAACTGTGGCTCTGCCTCTCCCATCAAGGACCAACCTAGCCCGTTCCAAGTCTGTGAGCAGTGGGGACTTGCGTCCAATGGGGATTGCCTTGGGAGGGCACCGCGGCACTGGAGAGCTAGGGGCTGCACTGAGCCGCTTGGCTCTCCGGCCTGAGCCACCCACTTTGAGACGTAGCACCTCTCTCCGCCGCCTTGGGGGCTTTTCTGGGCCACCCACCTTGTTCAGCATACGGACAGAGCCCCCTACTTCCCATGGCTCCTTCCACGTGATATCTGCCCGGCCCTCTGAACCTTTCTACTCCGATGACAAGATG GCTCATCACACACTGCTTCTGGGCTCTGGTCATGTTGGCCTCCGAAACCTGGGGAACACG TGCTTCCTGAATGCTGTGCTACAGTGTTTGAGCAGCACTCGGCCTCTTCGGGACTTCTGTCTGCGAAGGGACTTCCGGCAAGAGGTGCCTGGAGGGGGCCGAGCCCAAGAGCTCACTGAAG cctttgcagatgtgattggtGCCCTGTGGCACCCTGACTCCTGTGAAGCTGTGAATCCTACTCGATTCCGAGCTGTCTTCCAGAAATACGTTCCCTCCTTCTCTGGATACAG CCAGCAGGATGCCCAAGAGTTTCTGAAGCTCCTCATGGAGCGGCTGCACCTCGAAATCAACCGACGAGACCGCCGGGCTCTGCCAGTCCTGGCCAATAGTCCAGCTCCCTCCCAACCCCGCCGTGGAGGGGCTCTGCTAGAAGAACCTGAGTTAAG CGATGACGACCGAGCCAACCTAATGTGGAAGCGTTACCTGGAGCGAGAGGACAGCAAGATTGTGG ACCTGTTTGTGGGCCAGTTGAAAAGTTGTCTCAAGTGCCAGTCCTGTGGGTATCGCTCCACGACCTTCGAGGTTTTTTGTGACCTGTCCCTGCCCATCCCCAAG AAAGGATTTGCTGGGGGCAAGGTGTCTCTGCGGGATTGTTTCAGCCTTTTCACCAAGGAAGAAGAGCTAGAATCGGAGAATGCCCCA GTGTGTGACCAATGTCGGCAGAAAACACGAAGTACCAAAAAGTTGACAGTACAAAGATTCCCCCGAATCCTCGTGCTCC ATCTTAATCGATTTTCCGCCTCCCGGGGCTCCATCAAGAAAAGTTCAGTAGGTGTAGACTTCCCGCTGCAGCGACTGAGCCTAGGGGACTTTGCCAGTGACAAAGCCG GAAGCCCCGTATATCAGCTGTATGCCCTTTGCAACCACTCGGGCAGTGTCCACTATGGCCACTACACAGCCCTGTGCCGGTGCCAGACTGGTTGGCATGTCTACAATGACTCTCG TGTCTCCCCTGTCAGTGAAAACCAGGTGGCATCCAGTGAGGGCTACGTGCTGTTCTACCAACTGATGCAGGAGCCACCCCGGTGCCTGTGA
- the UFC1 gene encoding ubiquitin-fold modifier-conjugating enzyme 1: MADEATRRVVSEIPVLKTNAGPRDRELWVQRLKEEYQSLIRYVENNKNADNDWFRLESNKEGTRWFGKCWYIHDLLKYEFDIEFDIPITYPTTAPEIAVPELDGKTAKMYRGGKICLTDHFKPLWARNVPKFGLAHLMALGLGPWLAVEIPDLIQKGVIQHKEKCSQ; encoded by the exons ATGGCGGATGAGGCCACCCGGCGTGTCGTGTCTGAGATCCCGGTGCTGAAGACCAATGCCGGACCTCGAGATCGGGAGTTGTGGGTGCAGAGACTCAAGGAGGAATATCAGTCTCTTATCCGG TACGTGGAGAACAACAAGAATGCAGACAATGATTGGTTCCGACTGGAGTCCAACAAGGAAGGGACTCG GTGGTTTGGAAAATGCTGGTACATCCATGACCTCCTCAAATATGAGTTTGACATCGAGTTTGAC ATTCCTATCACATATCCCACTACTGCTCCAGAAATCGCAGTCCCTGAACTGGATGGAAAAACAGCAAAGATGTACAG GGGTGGCAAAATATGCCTGACTGATCACTTTAAGCCTTTGTGGGCCAGGAATGTGCCTAAGTTTGGACTAGCTCATCTCATGGCTCTGGGG CTGGGTCCGTGGCTGGCAGTGGAAATCCCCGATCTGATTCAGAAGGGAGTGATTCAGCATAAAGAGAAATGCAGCCAATGA